Proteins from a single region of Xenopus laevis strain J_2021 chromosome 9_10S, Xenopus_laevis_v10.1, whole genome shotgun sequence:
- the LOC121399155 gene encoding cyclin-O protein B-like, which yields MGFSNPKKRKREARSRGSAKKIRDERVACQPAAKKPVPVQDQWNTLRNINKEQHIFEDYGEESYLFYKALEEKFLTSGILTKQTTIEESYWQEVTTILIKVHRHFSLDFSTLCLAVKYMARYISGRQLRPGILKPVGATSLYLAIKIMEDNPPNAEEFAAFFGETHYSPSFLAYIENMILYRLECRLHQPTIDFFLEHFTLMSVSPEMFFYDNITRVANALTAARGIAALTMMKYEFHTYLPSLMAQCCLNAAEHILGYNLIVELPSDYPSHIVQKCLRKTLLLASANKDFLHQLMPGVFPEVFPKFTSTGAKEPARKPSKTSAKKPQKESGAKEPARMPGKTSAKRPNKETGAKEPASQPNKPAKRPKIEASANDNKASPAVLLP from the exons ATGGGTTTTTCAAACCCAAAAAAGCGCAAGAGAGAGGCGAGGAGTCGTGGAAGCGCCAAAAAGATCAGAGATGAGCGCGTGGCCTGCCAACCTGCAGCGAAGAAGCCGGTTCCTGTACAAGACCAATGGAACACCCTCAGGAACATCAACAAAGAACAGCACATCTTCGAGGACTACGGGGAAGAGAGCTACCTGTTCTATAAAGCCCTAGAAGAGAAATTCTTAACATCGGGTATTCTCACAAAGCAGACCACCATTGAGGAAAGTTATTGGCAGGAAGTCACCACCATTTTAATTAAAGTGCACAGACACTTTTCGCTGGACTTCTCCACCTTGTGCCTTGCTGTAAAATACATGGCAAGGTACATCTCCGGAAGGCAACTGAGACCTGGGATCCTGAAACCAGTGGGGGCCACTAGTTTATATTTGGCCATTAAGATCATGGAAGACAATCCACCCAATGCAGAAGAGTTTGCTGCGTTTTTTGGTGAAACTCATTACTCACCAAGTTTCCTGGCATATATTGAAAATATGATTCTGTACCGACTGGAGTGTCGCCTGCACCAACCAACCATAGACTTTTTTCTAGAGCACTTCACCTTAATGAGTGTATCCCCGGAGATGTTTTTTTATGACAACATCACTAGAGTAGCCAATGCTCTTACAGCTGCCAGGGGCATTGCAGCACTGACCATGATGAAGTATGAATTTCATACTTATTTACCATCTTTAATGGCTCAGTGCTGCCTTAACGCTGCTGAACACATCCTTGGATACAACTTAATAGTGGAGTTGCCCAGCGACTATCCAAGTCACATAGTGCAGAAATGCCTCAGAAAAACGTTACTCCTGGCATCAGCCAACAAGGACTTTTTACACCAACTTATGCCAGGAGTCTTTCCTGAGGTATTTCCGAAGTTTACTTCAACAGGAGCCAAGGAGCCAGCCAGGAAGCCCAGCAAAACATCTGcaaaaaagccacaaaaagagtCAGGAGCCAAGGAGCCAGCCAGGATGCCAGGCAAAACATCGGCTAAAAGGCCAAATAAAGAGACAGGAGCCAAGGAGCCAGCCAGTCAGCCAAACAAACCGGCAAAAAGACCAAAGATAGAGGCTTCTGCAAATGATAACAAAG CTTCACCAGCGGTGCTCCTCCCTTAA